From a single Gadus morhua chromosome 3, gadMor3.0, whole genome shotgun sequence genomic region:
- the LOC115540071 gene encoding signal-induced proliferation-associated 1-like protein 2 isoform X1: MQNPVPQNPVIQKSNSLQTMGPPPTSAPPCNPMPKMGVRARVSEWPQRKDVWDARPPPRYDSLLPSMPDHLLGQDALLGRAGPYPLSEMLSHAPMRSLARIKRSNSEVTLSDLGADEDQDYCGATLRREYGSTSSLGGHSSQDVLGPLVALGPDREVRQEQPSAPPGGFPPLLSPSLLTAAQIARGDYVDPSLLICAQRDRAATQRGKQEKAETSIFKRLKSVKAEAPPASREAPGPRHLTAPTCFSHHDVQSLLFSPGQAGGSRGNGRRNSGPGDAVASRGLGAAAGGVADPADGSAGQLVSCWPAYRRETGEEREGEGAGMDSSASVPNAAVSVLEVPRGRPVFPGDLESGFTVEHLDQGAFYYKKYFYNREHQNFLGTDQFLGPVSLSVRREKMEDDRDGPHYNYRIILRTSQPSTLRGSIMEDSVPSSSKHGGPRGLPLKEVLDYVLPELSTSCLRVASSAPAVPELLLQLDQQGVSLQHQVGVLLCRGVPGGGQTGDGDWSSPALNNFLDLLGQKISQNPAQLSADAGSAGSHCVYATYKDHEVMFHVSTPTSSIASDPQQLLRNQQGLQLVFQEPGAPPFTPIGPSPQGVYLVVRVHGLGTAELCYSVAVTRPRDVPAFGPPLPPGATFPHGPDLGDFLLAKIVNGQNAARKAAGSTPAGAQERHLALRQLVATWQSATPLDGPAPRFSFITLGGKKKERSRPAGQANLHAAGGVAWPAAVAGVACLLAVSQETVVLVEEDTGEVVFNCSCRDVIGWSVVRGEGKLYYQRGERVTFSLQDEGRDLSQRLQLVTRGCVAVEAVLRRNSLGQLGFHVNAEGAVADLEPYGFAWQTGLRPGCRLVEICKVAVATLAHHQMIELLRTPGPVAVVVIAPHEDGSPRRSFTEIYPGHFRTTAQPWQSGVPGAPPLSRASPNQGPSPRASPSQGPSPSQKMFHYAPAGSISRSSSFDRPENSRMQLGYAVSPSGSQSRGEGLVFCNSPSNQSTTSDPGPNGTWSQCSTYRSSPSPTLVAHPAGDEGRDQSKPDQRTRSSDAPGRRPSAKLHKLRERPPVRPGAQPGARLASSRTTAVRGSSSVSSTNTMSSTTSSASSGPDRPFGSSDPMDPQELGLTYIQGASTDSGIDTPPVATPPTPQLSVGEEEGRCLEGYCKVAAPDRVVAQGVAQATASGHPRDGSLGNLSESSSQSSGSRCSKNFRGMRGSPAPSATDVTSPLSRGAGPTTQDHLIGWKKAEGCSGPERPDSGADALLYLLNSLSLRSSLQLQLQPYPAREAFLRMITTNSCPVPEDEDQCLLSAAPLFPASPWRPLQRSTSEESLWSHQRSMSLISSRSSLVEGSTPADTSTLPYGSTLPYRNTLPYGSTLPYRSTLPYRCTLPYGSTLPYGSTLPWDSTLAWASLCKTRLSCSDGALAERTKLAEVGRAWSQLVTAAQGSPADQFGGSSMCDLDQDQKLAHRVDTLQDSDKSAALLSGKVGQLEEALHQLQLDLRKEQEDKLLLQQEVQLLRHDNMRLHQESLSTAAQFSRYTHWLLQPPQPPHQ, from the exons ATGCAGAACCCGGTCCCCCAGAACCCGGTCATCCAGAAGAGCAACAGTCTGCAGACCATGGGGCCGCCCCCCACCAGCGCCCCGCCCTGCAACCCCATGCCCAAGATGGGCGTCCGGGCCAGGGTGTCCGAATGGCCTCAGCGTAAGGACGTCTGGGATGCCCGACCCCCGCCGCGGTACGACAGCCTGCTGCCCAGCATGCCGGACCACCTGCTGGGCCAGGACGCCCTCCTGGGGCGGGCGGGCCCCTACCCGCTGAGCGAGATGCTCAGCCACGCCCCCATGCGCAGCCTGGCCCGCATCAAGAGGAGCAACAGCGAGGTCACCCTCAGTGACCTGGGGGCCGACGAGGACCAGGACTACTGCGGGGCCACGCTGCGCCGCGAGTACGGGAGCACCTCCTCGCTGGGGGGCCACTCCTCCCAGGACGTCCTCGGGCCCCTGGTGGCCCTTGGGCCCGACAGGGAGGTGCGGCAGGAGCAGCCCAGCGCCCCTCCCGGCGGCTTCCCGCCGCTGCTGTCGCCCAGCCTCCTCACCGCCGCCCAGATCGCGCGGGGCGACTACGTGGACCCCTCGCTGCTCATCTGCGCCCAGCGGGACCGCGCCGCCACGCAGCGGGGCAAGCAGGAGAAGGCGGAGACGTCCATCTTCAAACGCCTCAAGAGCGTGAAGGCCGAGGCGCCGCCGGCGTCCCgggaggccccggggccccgtcACCTGACGGCCCCCACGTGTTTCTCCCACCACGACGTCCAGAGCCTGCTCTTCAGCCCCGGCCAGGCCGGGGGGAGCCGCGGTAACGGGAGGAGGAACAGCGGACCGGGGGACGCCGTGGCGTCGCGGGGCCTCGgcgcggcggcggggggcgtgGCCGACCCCGCTGATGGGTCAGCTGGTCAGCTGGTGTCCTGCTGGCCGGCCTACCGCCGGGAGACGGGggaagagcgagagggggagggcgCTGGCATGGACTCTAGCGCCAGCGTCCCCAACGCGGCCGTGTCGGTGCTGGAGGTCCCCAGGGGCCGGCCGGTGTTCCCCGGGGACCTGGAGAGCGGCTTTACCGTGGAGCACCTGGACCAAGGGGCTTTCTACTACAAGAAGTACTTCTACAACAGAG AGCACCAGAACTTCCTGGGGACGGACCAGTTCCTAGGGCCGGTGTCTCTCAGCGTGCGgagagagaagatggaggaTGATAGAGATGGACCTCACTACAACTACCGGATCATCCTGAGGACCAGCCAG cccagtACCTTAAGAGGGTCCATCATGGAGgactctgtcccctcctcctctaaaCACGGGGGTCCCCGGGGACTCCCCCTGAAGGAGGTGCTGGATTACGTCCTCCCGGAGCTCAGCACTTCCTGTCTGCGTGTGGCTAGCTCCGCCCCCGCCGTCCCggagctcctcctccaactGGACCAGCAGGGG gtgagTCTACAGCACCAGGTGGGGGTGCTGCTCTGTAGGGGCGTACCGGGCGGTGGCCAGACGGGGGACGGTGATTGGTCCAGCCCAGCTCTGAATAACTTCCTGGATCTCCTGGGTCAGAAGATTTCCCAGAACCCAGCCCAGCTGAGCGCCGATG CGGGCTCGGCAGGAAGTCACTGTGTGTATGCTACCTACAAAGACCACGAGGTCATGTTCCACGTCTCAACGCCGACGTCCAGCATAGCCAGTGACCCCCAGCAG CTGCTGAGGAACCAGCAGGGGCTGCAGCTGGTGTTCCAGGAGCCAGGGGCCCCTCCCTTCACCCCCAtcggcccctccccccaggggGTCTACCTGGTGGTCCGCGTTCACGGGCTCGGTACCGCCGAACTCTGCTACAG CGTTGCCGTGACGAGACCCCGAGACGTTCCCGCCTTCGGgccgcccctccccccgggcGCCACCTTCCCCCACGGCCCCGACCTCGGGGACTTCCTGCTCGCCAAGATCGTCAACGGGCAGAACGCCGCGCGCAAGGCGGCCGGCTCCACCCCCGCCGGCGCCCAGGAGCGCCACCTGGCCCTGCGCCAGCTGGTGGCCACCTGGCAGTCGGCCACGCCCCTcgacggccccgccccccgcttCAGCTTCATCACGCTGGGCGGGAAGAAGAAGGAGCGCTCCAGGCCCGCGGGCCAGGCCAACCTGCACGCcgccgggggcgtggcctggccCGCGGCGGTGGCGGGCGTGGCCTGTCTCCTCGCCGTGTCCCAGGAgacggtggtgctggtggaggaggacacgGGGGAGGTGGTGTTCAACTGCTCCTGCCGCGACGTGATTGGCTGGAGTGTGGTGCGCGGCGAGGGGAAGCTCTACTACCAGAGAGGAGAGCGCGTGACGTTCAGCCTGCAGGACGAAGGGAGGGACCTCAGCCAGCGCCTCcag ctgGTGACGCGGGGCTgcgtggcggtggaggcggtCCTCAGGAGGAACTCTCTGGGCCAGCTGGGTTTCCACGTCAACGCGGAGGGGGCGGTGGCGGACCTGGAGCCCTACGGCTTCGCCTGGCAGACGGGGCTGCGTCCCGGCTGCCGCCTGGTGGAGATCTGCAAGGTCGCCGTGGCAACGCTGGCCCACCACCAGATGATCGAGCTGCTGAGGACCCCGGGGCCCGTGGCCGTGGTCGTCATAGCGCCGCACGAGGACGGCTCCCCGCGCAG gAGTTTTACGGAGATATACCCGGGTCACTTCAGAACAACTGCCCAGCCGTGGCAGTCTGGCGTACCCGgggccccgcccctctccagGGCCTCGCCCAATCAGGGCCCTAGCCCCCGGGCCTCGCCCAGTCAGGGCCCCAGCCCATCCCAGAAGATGTTCCACTATGCTCCTGCCGGCTCCATCTCGCGTAGCAGCTCCTTCGACCGGCCAGAGAACAGCAG GATGCAACTGGGCTATGCCGTGTCCCCGAGCGGATCTCAGAGTCGGGGGGAGGGACTTGTCTTCTGCAACTCGCCCAGCAACCAATCCACCACCAGCGATCCAGGTCCGAACGGCACTTGGTCCCAGTGCAGCACCTACCGCAG caGTCCTTCTCCTACCTTGGTCGCCCATCCAGCTGGGGATGAAGGAAGAGACCAGTCAAAACCGGACCAGAGAACCAGATCCTCAG ACGCCCCGGGCCGCCGCCCCTCCGCCAAGCTCCACAAGCTGCGTGAGCGGCCCCCAGTCAGGCCGGGAGCCCAGCCAGGAGCCAGGCTGGCCAGCAGCCGGACCACG GCAGTGAGGGGCAGCTCCAGTGTGTCCAGTACCAACACCATGTCCAGCACGACCTCCAGTGCCTCCAGCGGTCCGGACCGGCCCTTCGGCTCCTCCGACCCGATGGACCCCCAGGAGCTAGGCCTCACCTACATCCAGGGGGCGTCGACCGACAGCGGCATCGACACCCCCCCCGTGGCCACGCCCCCCACCCCGCAACTCTccgtgggtgaggaggaggggcggtGCTTGGAAGGGTACTGTAAGGTGGCGGCTCCAGACAGGGTCGTGGCTCAGGGTGTTGCCCAGGCAACCGCCTCCGGACACCCTAGAGATGGCAGCCTGGGGAACCTCAGCGAGAGCTCCTCCCAGTCCAG tGGTTCTCGCTGCTCCAAGAACTTCAGAGGGATGAgaggaagccccgccccctccgccaCTGACGTTACCTCTCCTCTGAGCCGAGGGGCGGGGCCAACCACACAGGACCATCTGATTGGATGGAAGAAGGCGGAGGGCTGCTCCGGCCCTGAGCGTCCTGACAG TGGAGCCGACGCCCTCCTCTACCTGCTTAACAGCCTCAGTCTGAGGTCCAG CCTGCAGCTCCAGTTGCAGCCCTACCCAGCCAGGGAGGCCTTCCTTCGGATGATAACGACCAACTCCTGCCCCGTTCCTGAAGACGAAGATCAG tGTCTACTCTCAGCTGCGCCCCTGTTCCCAGCGTCTCCATGGCGACCCCTCCAGCGCTCCACGTCGGAGGAGAGCCTCTGGAGCCACCAGAGGAGCATGTCCCTGATCAGCTCCCGTAGCTCGCTTGTGGAGGGCAGCACCCCTGCGGACACCAGCACCCTGCCCTACGGCAGCACCCTGCCCTACCGCAACACCCTTCCCTACGGCAGTACCCTGCCGTACCGCAGCACCCTGCCCTACCGCTGCACCCTACCCTACGGCAGCACCCTGCCCTACGGCAGCACCCTGCCGTGGGACAGCACCCTGGCCTGGGCCTCCCTATGCAAGA cacgGCTGAGTTGCTCCGACGGAGCACTGGCGGAGCGGACCAAGCTGGCGGAGGTGGGGAGGGCCTGGTCCCAGCTGGTGACCGCAGCACAGGGCTCACCAG CGGACCAGTTTGGTGGGAGCTCCATGTGTGACCTGGATCAGGACCAGAAGCTTGCCCACCGGGTGGACACCCTGCAGGACAG tgacAAGTCTGCTGCCTTGCTCTCAGGTAAAGTCGGCCAATTGGAGGAGGCTCTTCATCAGCTGCAGCTGGACCTGAGGAAG gAGCAGGAGGACAAGCTGCTCCTGCAGCAGGAGGTGCAGCTCCTCCGTCACGACAACATGCGCCTCCACCAGGAGAGTCTGAGTACTGCAGCTCAGTTcagcagatacacacactggctactgcagcccccccagcccccccaccaataa
- the LOC115540071 gene encoding signal-induced proliferation-associated 1-like protein 2 isoform X2 has protein sequence MQNPVPQNPVIQKSNSLQTMGPPPTSAPPCNPMPKMGVRARVSEWPQRKDVWDARPPPRYDSLLPSMPDHLLGQDALLGRAGPYPLSEMLSHAPMRSLARIKRSNSEVTLSDLGADEDQDYCGATLRREYGSTSSLGGHSSQDVLGPLVALGPDREVRQEQPSAPPGGFPPLLSPSLLTAAQIARGDYVDPSLLICAQRDRAATQRGKQEKAETSIFKRLKSVKAEAPPASREAPGPRHLTAPTCFSHHDVQSLLFSPGQAGGSRGNGRRNSGPGDAVASRGLGAAAGGVADPADGSAGQLVSCWPAYRRETGEEREGEGAGMDSSASVPNAAVSVLEVPRGRPVFPGDLESGFTVEHLDQGAFYYKKYFYNREHQNFLGTDQFLGPVSLSVRREKMEDDRDGPHYNYRIILRTSQPSTLRGSIMEDSVPSSSKHGGPRGLPLKEVLDYVLPELSTSCLRVASSAPAVPELLLQLDQQGVSLQHQVGVLLCRGVPGGGQTGDGDWSSPALNNFLDLLGQKISQNPAQLSADAGSAGSHCVYATYKDHEVMFHVSTPTSSIASDPQQLLRNQQGLQLVFQEPGAPPFTPIGPSPQGVYLVVRVHGLGTAELCYSVAVTRPRDVPAFGPPLPPGATFPHGPDLGDFLLAKIVNGQNAARKAAGSTPAGAQERHLALRQLVATWQSATPLDGPAPRFSFITLGGKKKERSRPAGQANLHAAGGVAWPAAVAGVACLLAVSQETVVLVEEDTGEVVFNCSCRDVIGWSVVRGEGKLYYQRGERVTFSLQDEGRDLSQRLQLVTRGCVAVEAVLRRNSLGQLGFHVNAEGAVADLEPYGFAWQTGLRPGCRLVEICKVAVATLAHHQMIELLRTPGPVAVVVIAPHEDGSPRRSFTEIYPGHFRTTAQPWQSGVPGAPPLSRASPNQGPSPRASPSQGPSPSQKMFHYAPAGSISRSSSFDRPENSRMQLGYAVSPSGSQSRGEGLVFCNSPSNQSTTSDPGPNGTWSQCSTYRSPSPTLVAHPAGDEGRDQSKPDQRTRSSDAPGRRPSAKLHKLRERPPVRPGAQPGARLASSRTTAVRGSSSVSSTNTMSSTTSSASSGPDRPFGSSDPMDPQELGLTYIQGASTDSGIDTPPVATPPTPQLSVGEEEGRCLEGYCKVAAPDRVVAQGVAQATASGHPRDGSLGNLSESSSQSSGSRCSKNFRGMRGSPAPSATDVTSPLSRGAGPTTQDHLIGWKKAEGCSGPERPDSGADALLYLLNSLSLRSSLQLQLQPYPAREAFLRMITTNSCPVPEDEDQCLLSAAPLFPASPWRPLQRSTSEESLWSHQRSMSLISSRSSLVEGSTPADTSTLPYGSTLPYRNTLPYGSTLPYRSTLPYRCTLPYGSTLPYGSTLPWDSTLAWASLCKTRLSCSDGALAERTKLAEVGRAWSQLVTAAQGSPADQFGGSSMCDLDQDQKLAHRVDTLQDSDKSAALLSGKVGQLEEALHQLQLDLRKEQEDKLLLQQEVQLLRHDNMRLHQESLSTAAQFSRYTHWLLQPPQPPHQ, from the exons ATGCAGAACCCGGTCCCCCAGAACCCGGTCATCCAGAAGAGCAACAGTCTGCAGACCATGGGGCCGCCCCCCACCAGCGCCCCGCCCTGCAACCCCATGCCCAAGATGGGCGTCCGGGCCAGGGTGTCCGAATGGCCTCAGCGTAAGGACGTCTGGGATGCCCGACCCCCGCCGCGGTACGACAGCCTGCTGCCCAGCATGCCGGACCACCTGCTGGGCCAGGACGCCCTCCTGGGGCGGGCGGGCCCCTACCCGCTGAGCGAGATGCTCAGCCACGCCCCCATGCGCAGCCTGGCCCGCATCAAGAGGAGCAACAGCGAGGTCACCCTCAGTGACCTGGGGGCCGACGAGGACCAGGACTACTGCGGGGCCACGCTGCGCCGCGAGTACGGGAGCACCTCCTCGCTGGGGGGCCACTCCTCCCAGGACGTCCTCGGGCCCCTGGTGGCCCTTGGGCCCGACAGGGAGGTGCGGCAGGAGCAGCCCAGCGCCCCTCCCGGCGGCTTCCCGCCGCTGCTGTCGCCCAGCCTCCTCACCGCCGCCCAGATCGCGCGGGGCGACTACGTGGACCCCTCGCTGCTCATCTGCGCCCAGCGGGACCGCGCCGCCACGCAGCGGGGCAAGCAGGAGAAGGCGGAGACGTCCATCTTCAAACGCCTCAAGAGCGTGAAGGCCGAGGCGCCGCCGGCGTCCCgggaggccccggggccccgtcACCTGACGGCCCCCACGTGTTTCTCCCACCACGACGTCCAGAGCCTGCTCTTCAGCCCCGGCCAGGCCGGGGGGAGCCGCGGTAACGGGAGGAGGAACAGCGGACCGGGGGACGCCGTGGCGTCGCGGGGCCTCGgcgcggcggcggggggcgtgGCCGACCCCGCTGATGGGTCAGCTGGTCAGCTGGTGTCCTGCTGGCCGGCCTACCGCCGGGAGACGGGggaagagcgagagggggagggcgCTGGCATGGACTCTAGCGCCAGCGTCCCCAACGCGGCCGTGTCGGTGCTGGAGGTCCCCAGGGGCCGGCCGGTGTTCCCCGGGGACCTGGAGAGCGGCTTTACCGTGGAGCACCTGGACCAAGGGGCTTTCTACTACAAGAAGTACTTCTACAACAGAG AGCACCAGAACTTCCTGGGGACGGACCAGTTCCTAGGGCCGGTGTCTCTCAGCGTGCGgagagagaagatggaggaTGATAGAGATGGACCTCACTACAACTACCGGATCATCCTGAGGACCAGCCAG cccagtACCTTAAGAGGGTCCATCATGGAGgactctgtcccctcctcctctaaaCACGGGGGTCCCCGGGGACTCCCCCTGAAGGAGGTGCTGGATTACGTCCTCCCGGAGCTCAGCACTTCCTGTCTGCGTGTGGCTAGCTCCGCCCCCGCCGTCCCggagctcctcctccaactGGACCAGCAGGGG gtgagTCTACAGCACCAGGTGGGGGTGCTGCTCTGTAGGGGCGTACCGGGCGGTGGCCAGACGGGGGACGGTGATTGGTCCAGCCCAGCTCTGAATAACTTCCTGGATCTCCTGGGTCAGAAGATTTCCCAGAACCCAGCCCAGCTGAGCGCCGATG CGGGCTCGGCAGGAAGTCACTGTGTGTATGCTACCTACAAAGACCACGAGGTCATGTTCCACGTCTCAACGCCGACGTCCAGCATAGCCAGTGACCCCCAGCAG CTGCTGAGGAACCAGCAGGGGCTGCAGCTGGTGTTCCAGGAGCCAGGGGCCCCTCCCTTCACCCCCAtcggcccctccccccaggggGTCTACCTGGTGGTCCGCGTTCACGGGCTCGGTACCGCCGAACTCTGCTACAG CGTTGCCGTGACGAGACCCCGAGACGTTCCCGCCTTCGGgccgcccctccccccgggcGCCACCTTCCCCCACGGCCCCGACCTCGGGGACTTCCTGCTCGCCAAGATCGTCAACGGGCAGAACGCCGCGCGCAAGGCGGCCGGCTCCACCCCCGCCGGCGCCCAGGAGCGCCACCTGGCCCTGCGCCAGCTGGTGGCCACCTGGCAGTCGGCCACGCCCCTcgacggccccgccccccgcttCAGCTTCATCACGCTGGGCGGGAAGAAGAAGGAGCGCTCCAGGCCCGCGGGCCAGGCCAACCTGCACGCcgccgggggcgtggcctggccCGCGGCGGTGGCGGGCGTGGCCTGTCTCCTCGCCGTGTCCCAGGAgacggtggtgctggtggaggaggacacgGGGGAGGTGGTGTTCAACTGCTCCTGCCGCGACGTGATTGGCTGGAGTGTGGTGCGCGGCGAGGGGAAGCTCTACTACCAGAGAGGAGAGCGCGTGACGTTCAGCCTGCAGGACGAAGGGAGGGACCTCAGCCAGCGCCTCcag ctgGTGACGCGGGGCTgcgtggcggtggaggcggtCCTCAGGAGGAACTCTCTGGGCCAGCTGGGTTTCCACGTCAACGCGGAGGGGGCGGTGGCGGACCTGGAGCCCTACGGCTTCGCCTGGCAGACGGGGCTGCGTCCCGGCTGCCGCCTGGTGGAGATCTGCAAGGTCGCCGTGGCAACGCTGGCCCACCACCAGATGATCGAGCTGCTGAGGACCCCGGGGCCCGTGGCCGTGGTCGTCATAGCGCCGCACGAGGACGGCTCCCCGCGCAG gAGTTTTACGGAGATATACCCGGGTCACTTCAGAACAACTGCCCAGCCGTGGCAGTCTGGCGTACCCGgggccccgcccctctccagGGCCTCGCCCAATCAGGGCCCTAGCCCCCGGGCCTCGCCCAGTCAGGGCCCCAGCCCATCCCAGAAGATGTTCCACTATGCTCCTGCCGGCTCCATCTCGCGTAGCAGCTCCTTCGACCGGCCAGAGAACAGCAG GATGCAACTGGGCTATGCCGTGTCCCCGAGCGGATCTCAGAGTCGGGGGGAGGGACTTGTCTTCTGCAACTCGCCCAGCAACCAATCCACCACCAGCGATCCAGGTCCGAACGGCACTTGGTCCCAGTGCAGCACCTACCGCAG TCCTTCTCCTACCTTGGTCGCCCATCCAGCTGGGGATGAAGGAAGAGACCAGTCAAAACCGGACCAGAGAACCAGATCCTCAG ACGCCCCGGGCCGCCGCCCCTCCGCCAAGCTCCACAAGCTGCGTGAGCGGCCCCCAGTCAGGCCGGGAGCCCAGCCAGGAGCCAGGCTGGCCAGCAGCCGGACCACG GCAGTGAGGGGCAGCTCCAGTGTGTCCAGTACCAACACCATGTCCAGCACGACCTCCAGTGCCTCCAGCGGTCCGGACCGGCCCTTCGGCTCCTCCGACCCGATGGACCCCCAGGAGCTAGGCCTCACCTACATCCAGGGGGCGTCGACCGACAGCGGCATCGACACCCCCCCCGTGGCCACGCCCCCCACCCCGCAACTCTccgtgggtgaggaggaggggcggtGCTTGGAAGGGTACTGTAAGGTGGCGGCTCCAGACAGGGTCGTGGCTCAGGGTGTTGCCCAGGCAACCGCCTCCGGACACCCTAGAGATGGCAGCCTGGGGAACCTCAGCGAGAGCTCCTCCCAGTCCAG tGGTTCTCGCTGCTCCAAGAACTTCAGAGGGATGAgaggaagccccgccccctccgccaCTGACGTTACCTCTCCTCTGAGCCGAGGGGCGGGGCCAACCACACAGGACCATCTGATTGGATGGAAGAAGGCGGAGGGCTGCTCCGGCCCTGAGCGTCCTGACAG TGGAGCCGACGCCCTCCTCTACCTGCTTAACAGCCTCAGTCTGAGGTCCAG CCTGCAGCTCCAGTTGCAGCCCTACCCAGCCAGGGAGGCCTTCCTTCGGATGATAACGACCAACTCCTGCCCCGTTCCTGAAGACGAAGATCAG tGTCTACTCTCAGCTGCGCCCCTGTTCCCAGCGTCTCCATGGCGACCCCTCCAGCGCTCCACGTCGGAGGAGAGCCTCTGGAGCCACCAGAGGAGCATGTCCCTGATCAGCTCCCGTAGCTCGCTTGTGGAGGGCAGCACCCCTGCGGACACCAGCACCCTGCCCTACGGCAGCACCCTGCCCTACCGCAACACCCTTCCCTACGGCAGTACCCTGCCGTACCGCAGCACCCTGCCCTACCGCTGCACCCTACCCTACGGCAGCACCCTGCCCTACGGCAGCACCCTGCCGTGGGACAGCACCCTGGCCTGGGCCTCCCTATGCAAGA cacgGCTGAGTTGCTCCGACGGAGCACTGGCGGAGCGGACCAAGCTGGCGGAGGTGGGGAGGGCCTGGTCCCAGCTGGTGACCGCAGCACAGGGCTCACCAG CGGACCAGTTTGGTGGGAGCTCCATGTGTGACCTGGATCAGGACCAGAAGCTTGCCCACCGGGTGGACACCCTGCAGGACAG tgacAAGTCTGCTGCCTTGCTCTCAGGTAAAGTCGGCCAATTGGAGGAGGCTCTTCATCAGCTGCAGCTGGACCTGAGGAAG gAGCAGGAGGACAAGCTGCTCCTGCAGCAGGAGGTGCAGCTCCTCCGTCACGACAACATGCGCCTCCACCAGGAGAGTCTGAGTACTGCAGCTCAGTTcagcagatacacacactggctactgcagcccccccagcccccccaccaataa